Proteins from a genomic interval of Treponema brennaborense DSM 12168:
- a CDS encoding response regulator transcription factor encodes MSEQKNTGIRLLIVDDQILFLESLKLVIESIAQDITIVATATNGEEAVNRLKEHPVDAILMDVRMPVMDGVTAAKIIHETWPAIAIIMLTTFDDDGYVREAMNNGASGYLLKNIAPKMLVSAVRAVCDGSILMDPNIAGTLMQHLYSNKSNAERITGEKLPEWFFDLSPKERTIIKHMLQGKSNKEIAADANIGEQTVRNYISAIYAKLGTSDRRTLLAKAREIPPAYFS; translated from the coding sequence ATGAGTGAACAGAAAAACACGGGCATACGGTTGTTGATCGTCGACGATCAAATTCTTTTTCTTGAAAGTCTGAAGCTCGTCATAGAAAGTATCGCGCAGGATATAACCATCGTAGCCACCGCGACGAACGGAGAAGAAGCCGTGAACCGCTTGAAAGAACACCCCGTCGACGCGATTCTGATGGACGTGCGTATGCCCGTTATGGACGGAGTAACCGCAGCCAAAATCATACACGAAACCTGGCCGGCGATCGCAATCATCATGCTTACCACCTTCGACGACGACGGCTACGTTCGCGAAGCCATGAACAACGGGGCATCCGGTTATCTTTTAAAAAACATCGCACCCAAAATGCTCGTTTCGGCGGTACGCGCCGTGTGCGACGGCTCCATTCTGATGGATCCGAATATCGCCGGAACACTCATGCAGCATCTGTATTCAAATAAAAGCAACGCCGAGCGCATCACCGGCGAAAAACTGCCCGAATGGTTCTTCGATTTAAGCCCCAAAGAGCGGACGATCATCAAACACATGCTGCAGGGAAAAAGCAACAAGGAAATCGCGGCGGACGCGAACATCGGAGAACAGACGGTACGCAATTACATTTCCGCAATCTACGCAAAACTGGGCACTTCCGACAGGCGGACGCTTCTTGCGAAAGCGCGCGAAATTCCGCCGGCATATTTTTCCTGA
- a CDS encoding ABC transporter substrate-binding protein, with translation MKKLTAFVCMLVLAAAALPVFANGTKDSGKTDKVVLTMGSWRADDVAQMNKLLAEYKKVAPNVEIQFKPTNPSDYNATLRLQLDSGTGPDLMYARSYATGQELFNAGYFADCTDIPGLMTNFTASNLAPWQMPNGKMFAVPFAAVSHAVYYNKDIFKKEGLAIPATWEEFLAVCDTLQKKGYTPLANGLADEWDILECFFLGLVPNYVGGASERVKYEAGSKKLNDANFVAAYQAMADVAKYCPKGFEAVTYNDSQVLFNTQKAVMFIDGSWTAGVYADATFNWGVFAVPAPAGKKTAVTFHPDMAITMNAHSKHPAEAKAFLAWLCTKEGATTASQNLPVGYFPMINFPIQLSDPHANEFLALNQGKETDARFVWPALMDLYAPMNQAVIAVMKGQQTPKQAADAVAALKK, from the coding sequence ATGAAAAAGCTGACAGCATTCGTATGTATGCTCGTTCTGGCCGCAGCGGCGCTGCCCGTTTTTGCCAACGGAACAAAAGATTCCGGAAAAACGGACAAAGTCGTACTCACCATGGGTTCCTGGCGCGCCGACGACGTGGCGCAGATGAACAAACTTCTTGCCGAATACAAGAAAGTCGCCCCGAACGTTGAAATCCAATTTAAACCGACCAACCCGTCCGATTACAACGCGACGCTCCGGCTTCAGCTTGACAGCGGAACCGGCCCCGACCTGATGTACGCACGCTCTTACGCAACGGGACAGGAACTGTTCAACGCCGGCTACTTTGCCGACTGCACCGATATCCCCGGATTGATGACGAATTTCACCGCGTCGAATCTGGCTCCGTGGCAAATGCCCAACGGTAAAATGTTCGCCGTTCCGTTCGCCGCCGTATCTCACGCAGTATACTACAACAAAGACATCTTCAAAAAAGAAGGATTGGCGATCCCCGCAACTTGGGAAGAATTCCTTGCCGTATGCGACACCCTGCAGAAAAAAGGCTATACGCCGCTTGCGAACGGCCTTGCCGACGAATGGGACATTCTCGAATGCTTCTTCCTCGGACTGGTGCCGAACTACGTCGGCGGAGCTTCGGAACGCGTAAAATATGAAGCCGGCAGCAAAAAACTGAACGACGCAAATTTCGTCGCCGCGTATCAGGCGATGGCGGACGTCGCGAAATACTGCCCCAAAGGCTTTGAAGCGGTAACCTACAACGACAGTCAGGTTCTGTTCAACACGCAGAAAGCGGTTATGTTCATCGACGGTTCCTGGACCGCAGGCGTGTACGCCGACGCAACGTTCAACTGGGGCGTGTTCGCCGTTCCCGCACCCGCCGGAAAGAAAACCGCCGTTACGTTCCATCCCGATATGGCGATCACGATGAACGCGCACTCGAAACACCCCGCGGAAGCCAAAGCGTTCCTCGCCTGGCTGTGCACCAAAGAAGGAGCCACGACCGCTTCACAGAACCTGCCGGTCGGCTATTTCCCGATGATCAATTTCCCGATCCAATTGTCCGACCCGCACGCGAACGAATTTCTCGCACTGAATCAGGGCAAGGAAACGGACGCCCGCTTCGTATGGCCCGCGCTCATGGATCTGTACGCACCGATGAATCAGGCCGTCATTGCCGTCATGAAGGGACAGCAGACGCCGAAACAGGCTGCCGACGCGGTTGCCGCATTGAAAAAATAG
- a CDS encoding carbohydrate ABC transporter permease produces MIKHKGSMTPPTWYWLLYLLPAVLIYVVFMAYPLLDSLRLSFFSGNPTGPKTFVGFDNFIKLFTVPENAARYWGAFKNTWVFFGIHMIVQNCLGILFAVLLTNKTMKGVNCYRTVIFVPATLAVLITGYLWKLILNPIWSESLLSKIGLEFLAQPWLGQENTALLFVALVSCWQWVGIPTMMFTAALQNIPEDLIEAGHVEGASAWIIFWKIKLPMILPVVGMVAILTFVNNFNAFDVVYAMETANGAPGYATDIIGTLFYRVGIAGQHPIGIPDTGMGAAIATITFFVLAAGVIPILRATQTKE; encoded by the coding sequence ATGATAAAACATAAAGGCAGTATGACTCCGCCGACATGGTATTGGCTGCTTTATTTGCTTCCGGCGGTACTCATATACGTTGTGTTCATGGCATATCCGCTGCTCGATTCGCTGCGGCTCAGTTTTTTCAGCGGAAACCCGACGGGACCCAAAACCTTCGTCGGATTCGACAATTTTATCAAACTGTTTACCGTTCCCGAAAACGCGGCGCGGTATTGGGGAGCGTTCAAAAATACCTGGGTATTTTTCGGCATCCACATGATCGTACAGAACTGCCTCGGCATTTTATTCGCCGTGCTGCTGACGAATAAGACGATGAAAGGAGTAAACTGCTACCGCACCGTCATATTCGTTCCGGCAACGCTTGCGGTGCTGATAACGGGATATTTATGGAAACTGATTCTGAATCCGATTTGGTCCGAATCGCTTCTTTCAAAAATAGGACTTGAGTTTCTGGCACAGCCGTGGCTCGGACAGGAAAACACCGCGCTGCTGTTCGTTGCGCTCGTTTCGTGCTGGCAGTGGGTCGGCATTCCGACGATGATGTTCACCGCCGCGCTGCAGAACATTCCCGAAGACCTGATCGAAGCCGGTCACGTTGAAGGAGCGAGCGCCTGGATCATCTTCTGGAAGATAAAACTGCCGATGATTCTGCCGGTAGTCGGCATGGTCGCGATTCTGACGTTCGTAAACAACTTCAACGCGTTCGACGTCGTGTACGCGATGGAAACGGCGAACGGTGCGCCCGGATACGCAACCGACATCATCGGAACGCTGTTCTACCGCGTCGGTATCGCGGGACAACACCCGATCGGCATTCCGGACACGGGTATGGGAGCCGCGATCGCAACGATCACGTTCTTCGTTCTTGCCGCCGGCGTCATTCCGATCCTGCGCGCGACGCAGACAAAGGAGTAG
- a CDS encoding carbohydrate ABC transporter permease: MASLKTQNKHIGSHIVLLAWSALVLFPLWVMVINSFKTRLTIYENPFGLPVKWNFSNYAMVFQDGDFLNYFKNSFIVVSLSIVLVLGIGALASYAFANWKGKFSHGMFLFMIAGMMLPIKIASIKLLEMVRNMGLLNTIWSLVPIYIAMGVPISIFVLTEFIREIPYELTEAGIIDGAGRFKIFTLIIVPLLRPALATVGIYNLVPFWNDLWFPLIFINDERAKTLLLGVTRLFGQYQTDWSKVLAVLTLSAIPVILLYLAMSKQFIKGLTAGAVKG; encoded by the coding sequence ATGGCATCGCTTAAAACGCAAAACAAACACATAGGTTCCCATATCGTTCTGCTCGCCTGGTCGGCTCTGGTACTGTTTCCGCTGTGGGTTATGGTCATAAACTCGTTCAAAACGAGGCTGACCATATACGAAAACCCGTTCGGACTGCCGGTGAAATGGAATTTTTCAAACTACGCGATGGTGTTTCAGGACGGAGATTTTCTCAATTATTTCAAGAACAGTTTTATCGTCGTATCGCTGTCGATCGTCTTGGTACTCGGTATCGGCGCGCTCGCCAGCTACGCGTTCGCGAACTGGAAAGGCAAATTTTCTCACGGCATGTTTTTGTTCATGATCGCGGGAATGATGCTTCCCATCAAAATCGCGTCCATCAAACTGCTTGAAATGGTGCGCAATATGGGACTGCTCAACACGATTTGGTCTCTCGTGCCGATTTACATCGCGATGGGCGTTCCGATATCGATCTTCGTACTGACCGAATTCATTCGGGAAATTCCGTACGAACTGACGGAAGCCGGTATCATAGACGGCGCGGGCAGATTCAAGATATTTACGCTGATCATCGTGCCGCTGCTCCGCCCGGCGCTCGCAACGGTCGGAATCTACAATCTGGTGCCGTTCTGGAACGACCTGTGGTTTCCGCTCATCTTCATCAACGACGAGCGCGCAAAAACGCTGCTTTTGGGCGTTACCCGTCTGTTCGGGCAGTATCAGACCGACTGGTCCAAGGTACTCGCCGTGCTGACGCTGTCGGCCATACCGGTCATACTGCTCTATCTTGCGATGTCCAAACAGTTTATCAAGGGTCTTACCGCCGGCGCGGTAAAGGGCTAA
- a CDS encoding ABC transporter ATP-binding protein, giving the protein MTTDSAFFDARRLRKTWRSSGSKPVCVDFSLQAAQGSMTAVVGPSGCGKSTVLRLIAGLLACDEAAGETEAAAGAEARPSLTLGGKDILHVAPGKRGVGMVFQNHALFAHMRTDDNVAYGLRCRGMSRSESRRRACEFLELVGLAGFARRKPESLSGGETQRVSLARTLIVRPELVLFDEPLSALDAPLRRKLAEDICRMQKETGFTGIFVTHDLNEAKTVADRIITMEQGRVAEDCAASDYDASGGKTCGRK; this is encoded by the coding sequence ATGACAACTGATTCGGCTTTTTTTGATGCCCGCCGGCTGCGGAAAACCTGGCGCTCCTCCGGCTCGAAGCCGGTTTGCGTCGACTTTTCGCTGCAGGCCGCTCAAGGGTCCATGACCGCCGTCGTCGGCCCGTCGGGATGCGGCAAATCGACCGTTCTGCGTCTGATCGCCGGACTGCTGGCGTGCGACGAAGCCGCCGGTGAGACTGAAGCTGCAGCCGGTGCCGAAGCGCGCCCGTCGCTGACGTTGGGCGGAAAGGACATCCTGCACGTCGCTCCGGGAAAGCGGGGCGTCGGCATGGTGTTTCAGAATCACGCGCTGTTCGCCCATATGAGGACGGACGACAACGTTGCGTACGGGCTGCGCTGCCGCGGAATGAGCCGCAGCGAAAGCCGCCGCCGTGCGTGTGAATTTCTTGAGCTGGTGGGACTTGCGGGCTTTGCGCGGCGGAAACCCGAATCGCTTTCCGGCGGAGAGACCCAGCGGGTGTCGCTCGCGCGGACGCTCATCGTGCGTCCCGAATTGGTGCTGTTCGACGAACCGCTTTCCGCGTTGGATGCGCCGCTTCGCCGCAAGCTTGCCGAAGATATCTGCCGTATGCAAAAGGAAACCGGCTTTACGGGGATATTCGTTACGCACGACTTGAACGAGGCGAAAACGGTTGCCGACAGGATCATTACGATGGAGCAGGGGCGTGTCGCGGAGGACTGCGCCGCTTCGGACTATGACGCGAGCGGCGGCAAAACATGCGGAAGAAAATAA
- a CDS encoding ABC transporter permease, which yields MKVKLAESVFTGGAAVVFAALCLAFLLPLGASFSPLWAADGEVGAASLFASARIWKAAAFTLKQALCSMLLALGVGVSAAFFTARRDFPGRRVLLSLSAVPLCVPPLLVALGFVLFYGMQGVCNRFLMQTFGLQNPPVTFLYSFWGIVIAHGFYNFPLVMKTCSDAWERLPSAERDAAALLGAGKFRVFRTITLVQLLPAIASSGMIVFLYCFFSFVIVLLFGGVGTSTLEVEIYQAARAQLDFKSAAALSVVETGIAFTVVFAYGFLERRSAESRGLSFDRAGRKKIRGAAELGAAVACVSAVLLFFIGPFVSIAVNAFAEKAAGYHGGTGAAVFSFKNLYNLAAKASFRTAFGNTVATACASSSLSVTAALFFASLLRSFDPGRTRVALRTVPLLPMAVSSVVLGFGMTLLVRRGSAPVLVLAQAALTWPFALRQISAAMDRIPQAALDAAAVLSPNRLDTVFRLYLPMSARSIVSAFGFCFAVSCGDASLPLILAVPRFETLALYTYKLAGSYRFQEACACGVVLALITVPVFALSAYRSDRRNTDDN from the coding sequence ATGAAAGTAAAACTTGCTGAATCGGTTTTTACCGGCGGCGCCGCCGTCGTGTTCGCCGCTCTGTGTCTGGCGTTTTTACTGCCGTTGGGTGCTTCTTTCAGTCCGCTGTGGGCGGCTGACGGCGAAGTTGGCGCGGCTTCGCTGTTTGCGTCCGCACGGATTTGGAAAGCCGCCGCTTTCACGTTAAAACAGGCACTTTGTTCCATGCTGCTTGCGTTGGGAGTCGGCGTTTCGGCGGCATTTTTTACGGCACGCAGGGATTTTCCCGGCAGACGCGTGCTGCTGTCGTTGTCGGCGGTGCCGCTGTGCGTTCCGCCGCTGCTCGTTGCACTCGGCTTCGTTCTGTTCTACGGAATGCAGGGCGTGTGCAACCGGTTTTTAATGCAGACGTTCGGTTTGCAGAATCCTCCCGTTACGTTTCTGTATTCTTTTTGGGGAATCGTGATCGCTCACGGCTTTTATAATTTTCCGTTGGTGATGAAAACCTGTTCAGACGCCTGGGAGCGCCTGCCGTCGGCGGAACGCGACGCGGCGGCTTTGCTCGGCGCGGGTAAATTCCGCGTATTCAGGACGATTACGCTCGTTCAGCTGCTGCCGGCGATCGCGTCGTCCGGTATGATCGTTTTCCTGTACTGCTTTTTCAGTTTCGTGATCGTGCTGCTGTTCGGCGGCGTGGGAACTTCCACGCTGGAAGTGGAAATCTATCAGGCCGCGCGCGCGCAGCTCGATTTCAAGTCGGCGGCGGCGCTCTCCGTGGTGGAAACGGGTATCGCGTTCACCGTCGTTTTTGCGTACGGATTTTTGGAACGTCGGAGCGCCGAAAGCCGCGGTCTTTCGTTCGATCGCGCCGGACGGAAAAAGATCCGGGGTGCCGCGGAACTGGGCGCCGCCGTCGCGTGCGTTTCGGCCGTACTGCTGTTTTTTATCGGCCCGTTCGTGAGTATTGCGGTGAACGCGTTCGCAGAAAAGGCGGCCGGATATCACGGCGGCACGGGCGCCGCCGTTTTTTCGTTTAAGAATCTGTACAATCTGGCAGCCAAAGCGTCGTTCCGCACGGCGTTCGGAAACACCGTTGCGACGGCCTGTGCGTCGTCGTCGCTTTCGGTAACTGCGGCGCTGTTTTTTGCCAGCCTGCTCCGCTCGTTCGATCCCGGACGTACGCGCGTCGCGCTCAGAACGGTGCCGCTTCTGCCGATGGCCGTTTCGTCGGTAGTACTCGGCTTCGGCATGACGCTGCTCGTACGCCGCGGCTCCGCGCCGGTTTTGGTACTGGCTCAGGCCGCTTTAACCTGGCCGTTCGCGCTGCGCCAGATATCCGCGGCAATGGACCGGATTCCGCAGGCGGCGCTCGACGCTGCGGCCGTGCTGTCGCCGAACCGGCTCGACACCGTGTTCCGGCTGTATCTGCCGATGAGCGCGCGCAGTATCGTGTCGGCGTTCGGTTTCTGTTTTGCCGTCAGCTGCGGCGACGCGAGTCTGCCGCTGATTTTGGCCGTTCCCCGCTTTGAAACGCTCGCCTTGTATACGTATAAACTCGCCGGATCGTACCGGTTTCAGGAAGCGTGCGCGTGCGGAGTCGTGCTGGCGCTGATTACGGTGCCGGTGTTTGCGCTCAGCGCGTACCGGTCTGATAGGAGAAACACTGATGACAACTGA
- a CDS encoding thiamine ABC transporter substrate-binding protein, which produces MKTRLFTVILLCSIVVSLAANGARDDAARQHEVVVYTYDSFISEWGPGPELVKLFEAKTGLKCTMIDAGDGAQILSRAMLEKKAPQADVVIGIDNNQVQAARKAEVLVPYKPAHADTAVPAELRLSDDWLLIPYDWSYFAMIYDTASNVPAPTSLADLTKPEYAKKIILMDPRTSTPGLGFVAWTAAVFGDSYLDYWKALKPNVLTMAPGWSTGYGLFTSGEAPLVISYTTSPAYHVEYGEGARFQAVLFDEGHPIQIEAAAIVKGAPNKSGAELFIDFLISEEAQRVIPLTQWMYPVNPAVELPASYAAAPKAAKTVTVSNETLSEAVDAVTALLAR; this is translated from the coding sequence ATGAAGACTCGTCTTTTTACCGTTATCCTTTTATGTTCTATCGTTGTGTCCCTGGCTGCGAACGGCGCCCGGGACGATGCCGCCCGTCAGCACGAAGTGGTCGTGTATACGTACGATTCGTTTATCAGCGAGTGGGGGCCCGGCCCGGAACTCGTCAAACTGTTTGAAGCGAAAACCGGTTTGAAATGTACGATGATCGATGCGGGCGACGGTGCCCAGATTTTGTCCCGCGCGATGCTCGAAAAGAAAGCTCCGCAGGCCGACGTCGTTATCGGAATCGACAACAATCAAGTGCAGGCCGCGCGCAAAGCGGAGGTGCTCGTTCCGTACAAGCCCGCTCACGCGGATACGGCCGTTCCGGCGGAACTGCGCCTGAGCGACGATTGGCTTTTAATTCCGTACGATTGGAGCTATTTCGCGATGATCTACGATACGGCCTCGAACGTTCCCGCTCCGACGTCGCTTGCGGATTTGACGAAACCGGAATATGCAAAAAAAATCATTCTGATGGACCCGCGCACCAGTACGCCCGGTCTGGGGTTCGTAGCCTGGACAGCCGCCGTGTTCGGCGATTCGTACCTTGATTATTGGAAAGCGCTGAAACCGAACGTGCTGACCATGGCGCCCGGATGGAGCACCGGTTACGGTCTGTTTACGTCCGGCGAAGCGCCGCTGGTCATAAGTTACACGACCAGCCCCGCCTATCACGTGGAATACGGCGAAGGAGCGCGTTTTCAAGCGGTGCTGTTCGACGAAGGCCATCCGATCCAAATAGAAGCCGCCGCAATCGTAAAAGGTGCGCCGAATAAGAGCGGCGCGGAACTGTTCATAGATTTTCTGATTTCAGAAGAAGCCCAGCGGGTGATTCCGCTGACCCAGTGGATGTATCCGGTCAATCCCGCTGTCGAGCTGCCGGCGTCTTACGCGGCGGCGCCGAAAGCGGCAAAGACGGTAACCGTTTCCAATGAAACGCTTTCGGAAGCGGTAGACGCGGTAACCGCGCTGCTGGCCCGCTGA
- a CDS encoding TetR/AcrR family transcriptional regulator, translating into MAHENSKYTIMKAALRLFMEKGYAGTGVTEIVQRAGITKPVLYYFFRSKEGLFAAILETYYTELLGRITDAAAYEAHPAEYDRDVFPVLCAVAQAYFGFAQEYSDFYLLSLSMTYAHPDAQMTERIKEYQIRERLILKNMFASMSAYHGNMKRKEELLAVNYLALIHSAVGLWHNGHYPLDRQRAEQTVKLFMHGIFS; encoded by the coding sequence ATGGCACACGAAAACAGTAAATATACGATCATGAAAGCGGCGCTTCGTCTTTTTATGGAAAAAGGATACGCAGGAACGGGCGTAACCGAGATCGTTCAGCGAGCGGGTATCACCAAACCGGTGCTGTACTATTTTTTCCGGAGCAAAGAAGGTTTGTTTGCGGCGATTCTCGAAACGTATTACACCGAGCTGCTCGGAAGAATCACCGACGCGGCCGCGTACGAGGCGCATCCGGCCGAATATGATCGGGACGTGTTTCCCGTACTTTGCGCAGTCGCTCAAGCGTATTTCGGATTCGCACAGGAGTATTCCGATTTTTATTTGCTCTCCCTGTCCATGACGTACGCCCATCCCGACGCGCAGATGACCGAGCGCATAAAAGAATACCAGATTCGGGAACGGCTCATATTGAAAAACATGTTCGCTTCCATGTCCGCGTATCACGGAAACATGAAGCGGAAAGAAGAATTGCTTGCAGTCAATTATCTTGCGCTGATACACTCGGCAGTCGGGTTATGGCATAACGGGCACTATCCGCTTGACCGGCAGCGCGCGGAGCAAACGGTAAAACTGTTCATGCACGGCATATTTTCATAA
- a CDS encoding alpha-amylase family glycosyl hydrolase: MHFEESIIYQFYPLGTCGASEYNRWDNANTWNGAARPDENRIGRLAGWIPHLKKLGVTAVYFSPVFQSDAHGYDTRDYYTIDGRLGSNEDFAAVCRSLHEQHIAVILDGVFNHTGRGFWAFRDIQRNKRRSPYADWYTIDWNGNSPFNDGFAYEGWEGCMDLVKLNLQNPAVIEHIFGAIRKWSELFGIDGLRLDVAYSLDPSFLRKLNRFCKTLPSIFGDGSFALIGETIHSSDYALVRNDGCDSCTNYELYKGVYSSLNDVNLFELAHSLNRQFGSDGVFRDKNLVTFTDNHDVSRFASIINEKRRIAAGYALLFTMPGIPCLYYGSEWGVTGDKKNGDRTLRPALSVPEWNGLTDLIAKLIRIRRAHAAFTYGSYRTLCVTNGQLVFERVHECPFSGKTERIVTAVNITDTDVPLPVKSGSPGAHGVFEGLYGTFTDLSTGAPIHGSGPVQIPAFGFFILKQS; the protein is encoded by the coding sequence ATGCATTTTGAAGAATCCATCATATATCAGTTTTATCCGCTCGGCACGTGCGGTGCCTCCGAATACAACCGCTGGGACAATGCAAATACCTGGAACGGTGCGGCACGTCCCGATGAAAACAGGATCGGACGGCTTGCCGGCTGGATTCCGCACCTCAAAAAACTCGGCGTAACCGCCGTTTACTTTTCTCCGGTATTCCAATCCGATGCGCACGGATACGACACGCGCGATTATTACACGATAGACGGCAGGCTCGGCTCGAACGAAGATTTTGCCGCAGTCTGCCGATCGCTGCACGAACAGCATATCGCCGTCATTCTCGACGGCGTGTTCAACCACACCGGGCGCGGCTTTTGGGCGTTCCGCGACATTCAGCGGAACAAACGACGTTCGCCGTACGCCGATTGGTATACTATCGACTGGAACGGCAATTCACCGTTTAACGACGGCTTCGCTTACGAGGGGTGGGAAGGCTGTATGGATTTGGTGAAGCTGAATTTGCAGAATCCGGCAGTTATTGAGCACATCTTCGGTGCGATACGTAAATGGTCGGAGCTTTTCGGTATAGACGGTTTAAGACTGGACGTTGCGTACAGCCTCGATCCTTCTTTTTTGCGGAAGCTGAACCGATTCTGCAAAACGCTGCCGTCGATCTTCGGAGACGGGAGTTTCGCACTCATCGGCGAAACGATCCACAGCAGCGACTACGCACTGGTACGGAACGACGGATGCGACAGCTGTACCAATTACGAATTATATAAAGGTGTATACTCAAGTCTGAACGACGTAAATCTGTTTGAACTCGCCCATTCGCTGAACCGGCAATTCGGCAGCGACGGGGTGTTTCGGGATAAAAATTTGGTTACGTTCACCGACAATCACGACGTGTCACGGTTTGCCTCTATCATCAATGAAAAACGCCGGATTGCCGCAGGCTACGCGCTGCTGTTCACCATGCCGGGCATTCCGTGCCTGTATTACGGAAGCGAATGGGGTGTAACCGGCGACAAGAAAAACGGTGACCGCACGCTGCGCCCCGCCCTTTCTGTTCCGGAATGGAACGGGCTCACCGACTTGATTGCAAAACTGATCCGCATACGGCGGGCACACGCGGCGTTCACGTACGGTTCGTACCGAACCCTGTGTGTTACGAACGGGCAGCTTGTCTTTGAGCGGGTTCACGAGTGCCCGTTTTCCGGCAAAACGGAGCGCATCGTTACTGCTGTCAACATCACCGATACGGACGTGCCGCTTCCCGTAAAAAGCGGCAGTCCCGGCGCTCACGGTGTGTTTGAAGGGCTATACGGCACGTTCACCGACTTATCAACCGGCGCCCCGATACACGGCAGCGGTCCCGTACAGATTCCGGCATTCGGTTTTTTTATCCTGAAGCAGTCCTAA
- a CDS encoding sodium ion-translocating decarboxylase subunit beta, protein MLGTKNNCKKQVLNATLIIMGIAMVLSIFSTAFASNNNDEVASFRTMGTAIIKGSENVPSISVSEFLSNTVENTGLNAIATGVEQVPDLVDPAKTTAVPGWQRLVLIAIGFLIIYLGAAKGFEPLLLIPIGFGTVFVNIPFGGMYAEHSGMLKIIYDAGVGNEFFPMLIFMGIGAMTDFGPLLANPKTALLGGAAQLGVFITLFGVALMNLIPGVDYNMFEACAIAIIGGADGPTSIYVSGKLAPHMMAVIAVAAYSYMALVPMIQPPIMKLLTTDKERHIKMKQLRHVSKTEKVLFPILLLVLSIMFIPTAAPLIGMLAFGNFVKQCGVVDRLSKTMENEMLNIVSILLSLGVGSQMTPDKILNPNAVGIIILGLVAFAIATAGGVMMAKLMNLFLKEKINPLIGSAGVSAVPMAARVSNKVGMEYDPSNFLLMHAMGPNVAGVIGTAIAAGVFIATYAS, encoded by the coding sequence ATGCTTGGCACTAAGAACAACTGCAAAAAGCAAGTATTGAACGCGACGCTGATTATCATGGGAATCGCCATGGTGTTGTCAATCTTCAGTACTGCGTTTGCCTCGAATAACAACGATGAAGTCGCTTCGTTCAGAACGATGGGAACGGCGATCATCAAGGGCTCCGAAAACGTACCTTCCATTTCCGTTTCCGAGTTCTTGTCGAATACGGTAGAAAATACCGGTTTGAACGCTATCGCTACCGGCGTCGAGCAGGTGCCGGATCTCGTCGATCCTGCAAAAACGACTGCCGTTCCCGGATGGCAGCGGCTCGTGCTGATTGCGATCGGTTTTCTCATCATTTATCTGGGCGCGGCGAAAGGTTTTGAACCGCTGCTCCTGATTCCGATCGGATTCGGTACGGTGTTCGTAAACATTCCGTTCGGCGGCATGTACGCGGAACACTCCGGTATGCTGAAGATAATCTACGACGCCGGTGTCGGAAACGAATTCTTCCCGATGCTGATATTCATGGGTATCGGTGCGATGACGGACTTCGGACCGCTGCTCGCGAATCCCAAAACGGCGCTGCTCGGCGGAGCCGCCCAGCTGGGCGTGTTCATCACGCTGTTCGGCGTCGCGCTGATGAACCTGATTCCCGGCGTCGACTACAACATGTTTGAAGCGTGTGCTATCGCGATCATCGGCGGTGCCGACGGTCCGACGTCGATTTACGTTTCGGGTAAGCTCGCTCCGCACATGATGGCCGTTATCGCCGTCGCCGCGTATTCGTACATGGCGCTCGTGCCGATGATTCAGCCGCCGATCATGAAGCTGCTGACGACCGACAAGGAACGCCATATCAAGATGAAGCAGCTGCGCCACGTTTCCAAGACGGAAAAGGTGTTGTTCCCGATTCTGCTGCTCGTGCTTTCGATTATGTTCATTCCGACCGCCGCGCCGCTTATCGGCATGCTTGCGTTCGGTAACTTCGTCAAACAGTGCGGCGTCGTGGACCGGTTGTCGAAGACGATGGAAAATGAAATGCTGAACATCGTTTCCATTCTGTTGTCTTTGGGCGTCGGTTCTCAGATGACTCCCGATAAGATACTGAACCCGAACGCGGTCGGTATCATCATTTTGGGATTGGTCGCGTTCGCTATCGCTACCGCCGGCGGCGTTATGATGGCAAAACTGATGAACCTGTTCCTGAAAGAAAAAATCAATCCGCTCATCGGTTCCGCCGGTGTTTCCGCAGTTCCGATGGCCGCCCGCGTTTCAAACAAGGTCGGTATGGAATACGATCCGTCGAACTTCCTGCTCATGCACGCCATGGGTCCGAACGTAGCCGGTGTTATCGGTACGGCAATCGCGGCGGGTGTGTTTATCGCGACTTACGCGAGCTGA